In one window of Petrotoga mexicana DSM 14811 DNA:
- a CDS encoding MFS transporter: protein MGRFGKSIRLDSTIMKYYFIIILYESIDKLFGTVYVAHMGIRGLTSFQIGQVLAIASIALSVLDFPTGNIADKYGRKRSLVLGFFIWSIGLLVFFQANNLFTFILSILFWAAGVALISGTPGAWFVDEITKEGRAHLKAKVFPNANAISLIFGAIVALLSSVLAIGRPDFPLLVAGIMALGTSIILIFILNENYGDRAISFRKALVRNTIDIFKSTTMRLILIYSMTGIIAFQTFVMIWQLYMVKELKLPTAYLGFTMAIFLVVLAVGNSLAGILLKRFEGVKVSIMGQSLIAIGSITIASHASIVAFYLGASLIELGLGIDKSASSVWVHDLIPSERRASYISAISAAGSLFGFTIPLVSGYIADQIGFRYNWLLAFIGSIITITLLIKIGTKIRTVREVIENVEESN from the coding sequence ATGGGGCGTTTTGGTAAATCAATCAGACTTGACTCTACAATAATGAAATATTATTTTATTATTATACTTTACGAAAGTATTGATAAATTATTCGGCACTGTATATGTTGCTCATATGGGTATAAGGGGATTAACCTCATTTCAGATCGGACAGGTATTAGCGATTGCTTCAATAGCGTTAAGTGTATTAGACTTTCCAACTGGAAACATTGCTGATAAATACGGTCGGAAAAGATCGTTAGTGTTAGGATTTTTTATATGGTCCATTGGTTTACTGGTATTTTTCCAAGCAAATAATCTATTCACTTTTATCTTGAGTATTTTATTTTGGGCAGCCGGTGTTGCATTGATTAGCGGCACTCCGGGAGCTTGGTTTGTAGATGAAATTACTAAAGAAGGTCGAGCACATTTAAAAGCGAAAGTGTTTCCGAATGCAAATGCAATTTCACTAATATTCGGAGCTATTGTAGCTTTATTGTCCTCTGTTCTTGCAATTGGTCGTCCGGATTTTCCCTTATTGGTTGCTGGTATAATGGCACTTGGGACATCGATCATTCTTATTTTCATTTTAAATGAAAATTACGGAGATAGGGCAATTTCATTTAGGAAAGCCCTTGTTCGAAACACAATTGATATTTTTAAAAGTACCACAATGAGATTAATTTTGATTTACTCTATGACAGGAATAATTGCATTTCAGACCTTTGTAATGATATGGCAATTATATATGGTCAAAGAGCTTAAATTGCCTACTGCATACTTAGGTTTTACAATGGCTATTTTTCTTGTAGTTTTAGCCGTTGGAAATAGTTTAGCAGGCATACTTCTAAAGCGTTTTGAAGGTGTGAAAGTATCAATAATGGGGCAAAGTTTAATTGCAATTGGTTCTATTACAATCGCTTCTCACGCTTCAATTGTTGCTTTCTACTTAGGAGCCAGTTTAATAGAATTGGGATTGGGCATAGATAAGAGTGCAAGTTCAGTATGGGTTCACGATCTCATTCCAAGTGAGAGGAGAGCATCTTATATTTCAGCTATTTCTGCTGCTGGATCCTTGTTTGGTTTCACTATCCCTTTGGTAAGTGGTTATATTGCGGATCAAATAGGTTTTCGCTACAATTGGTTGTTAGCCTTTATAGGAAGCATTATTACTATTACTCTATTAATCAAAATTGGTACAAAAATAAGAACTGTGAGAGAAGTGATTGAGAATGTTGAGGAATCAAATTAG
- a CDS encoding FtsX-like permease family protein, whose translation MKRGIITKIVTKQIKQSKELYYPFILSLFTNVFAILMYSELGTNIEIVVPTNSTFFQEFFWLGIIILGLFSLIFLLYTNNIVTKRYAKNIGVLLTIGIPKKGIFLVISLLYLIMYVIGFVLASLGAYISKLIIAGIIKRTTGVLEVNLLTVDFSLLLNVFLFFFVLVFILIIQSYIMISRKTVRQLLSFSAVPTKIPKSSSGKAVLGLIFIIFTWTIMTRLKSFLGIFLAVPLIIIATYLFFNYVSINYISRMKRSKKFLKVENFIPTSNLLFRMSKNGISLANICILSTLILLALTTASSVFFGKETMIDNRLNRDVYIETNSENESTSIKESINTLKEEYQATFVNYAEYDEFTTDAILKEDVMYFGLTLTPENISNHWAISIIPLEDYNNYAPEKLSLEENEIAIYSLYTPLNLSTLKMQNQALQKEFKILELDSFYIKERIPSYLFRHLYIVVDSINEINEIVGSTEESHVISFDVTEEVDTEFFYSLDNALKSKRTIFYEIKKIVSDEWIMYFGGGLILLIFMSLLFMMTFILTLYFKQISEGYEDAKRYDIYRKLGVSEKIIKNSTSKQMLRIFSLPLLGALLHGIFSLFLIRRMLLAFRMSSFMIILNSFLVIAFIFAVVYYISYKLTSRVYYRIIS comes from the coding sequence TTAATGTATTCAGAGTTAGGAACAAATATAGAGATAGTGGTTCCAACAAATAGCACTTTTTTTCAGGAATTTTTTTGGTTAGGGATCATCATATTAGGCCTTTTCTCTTTAATATTTCTTCTATATACTAACAATATAGTAACCAAAAGATATGCCAAAAACATTGGGGTTTTATTAACCATTGGCATCCCCAAAAAAGGTATATTTCTTGTGATCTCTTTACTGTACTTAATAATGTACGTAATTGGTTTTGTTTTAGCCAGTTTAGGCGCTTATATTTCAAAACTAATCATTGCCGGCATTATCAAAAGAACAACGGGAGTACTTGAAGTTAACCTTTTGACTGTTGATTTTTCTTTACTTTTAAATGTGTTTTTATTTTTCTTCGTTCTTGTATTTATACTCATCATTCAAAGCTATATTATGATAAGTAGAAAAACTGTGAGACAGTTACTCTCCTTTTCAGCCGTTCCCACCAAGATACCAAAAAGTAGTAGTGGAAAAGCTGTTTTAGGATTAATCTTTATTATCTTTACTTGGACAATAATGACTAGGTTGAAAAGCTTTTTGGGAATATTTTTAGCTGTCCCTTTAATCATAATAGCAACCTATTTATTTTTTAATTATGTGAGCATAAATTACATAAGTAGAATGAAAAGAAGTAAAAAGTTTTTAAAAGTGGAAAACTTCATACCAACATCAAACTTACTTTTTAGGATGAGCAAAAACGGTATTTCCTTAGCGAATATCTGTATTTTATCAACATTGATACTTTTAGCCCTTACAACAGCATCTTCTGTATTCTTTGGAAAAGAAACAATGATTGACAACAGACTAAACAGGGACGTTTACATAGAAACAAATTCAGAAAATGAAAGTACTAGTATAAAAGAAAGTATAAATACCCTCAAAGAAGAATATCAAGCCACTTTTGTAAATTATGCTGAATATGATGAATTTACAACTGACGCCATTCTAAAAGAGGATGTAATGTATTTTGGACTAACGCTAACGCCAGAAAACATTAGTAATCATTGGGCAATCTCAATAATTCCGTTAGAAGACTACAATAATTACGCTCCGGAAAAGTTGTCATTGGAAGAAAATGAAATAGCTATCTATTCTCTTTATACCCCTTTAAATCTTTCAACTTTAAAGATGCAAAACCAAGCTCTTCAAAAGGAATTCAAAATTTTGGAATTAGATTCTTTTTACATCAAAGAACGGATTCCAAGTTATTTGTTTAGGCACTTATATATCGTAGTTGATTCTATAAATGAAATTAACGAAATAGTAGGATCAACTGAAGAAAGTCACGTTATTTCGTTTGACGTGACAGAAGAGGTTGATACAGAATTTTTTTACTCTTTAGATAATGCTTTAAAAAGTAAAAGAACGATTTTCTATGAGATCAAAAAAATAGTATCAGACGAATGGATAATGTACTTTGGGGGTGGCTTGATTTTGTTGATATTTATGAGTTTATTGTTTATGATGACTTTTATACTCACTTTATACTTCAAACAAATATCCGAAGGGTATGAAGATGCCAAAAGATACGATATTTACAGAAAGTTGGGAGTGAGCGAAAAAATAATAAAAAATAGCACCAGTAAACAGATGTTAAGAATATTCTCTTTACCATTATTAGGTGCGTTACTTCATGGTATTTTCTCTCTTTTCTTAATAAGGAGAATGTTATTAGCCTTCCGGATGAGCAGTTTTATGATTATACTCAATTCTTTTCTTGTGATTGCCTTTATTTTTGCGGTTGTTTATTATATAAGTTACAAATTGACCTCAAGAGTATATTATAGGATCATTTCATAA
- a CDS encoding tRNA-binding protein: MIQYEDFAKVEMRVGKIIQVGDFPKARKPAYQLTIDFGEYGLKHSSAQITEVYKKEELLNRLVIAVTNFPPKQIANFISEVLVLGVNNEKGQVVLLHPDKEVPLGERVY; the protein is encoded by the coding sequence TTGATTCAATACGAAGATTTTGCAAAAGTTGAGATGAGAGTAGGGAAAATTATACAAGTTGGTGACTTTCCAAAAGCAAGAAAGCCTGCTTATCAACTTACCATCGATTTTGGAGAGTATGGATTAAAACATTCAAGCGCTCAAATTACAGAGGTATATAAAAAAGAGGAACTTTTAAATCGACTTGTCATTGCGGTTACCAATTTCCCACCAAAGCAGATTGCTAATTTTATTTCAGAAGTTCTTGTATTGGGAGTAAATAACGAAAAAGGACAGGTTGTTTTACTGCATCCCGATAAAGAGGTCCCTTTAGGGGAAAGAGTGTACTAA
- a CDS encoding radical SAM protein produces the protein MIHISEVQVKELFSKTKLPDADYVCNPYVGCTHKCIYCYAEFMKRFTNHNYNWGDFIDIKKVSSIKIPEFKENQTILFSSVTDPYNSFEKKYEATRKILKKLTGTKAHVEILTKSALVTRDIDLIKQFSNIKVGISMNTLDDKFRKEIEPYASSVEKRLDVLYKLNAEGINTYVFISPIFPGICDYESIIEKIYKHTHYICFENLNLRGSYKGRVMNYIKNTRTHLLPLYDNIYNKNDNSYWERLKDDILKTCEKYGVDCRIYFYHDKIKKK, from the coding sequence TTGATTCATATTAGTGAGGTTCAAGTCAAAGAATTATTTTCAAAAACTAAATTGCCGGATGCAGATTATGTATGCAATCCCTATGTGGGATGCACGCATAAATGTATTTATTGTTATGCGGAATTTATGAAACGTTTTACAAACCATAATTATAATTGGGGAGATTTTATTGATATTAAGAAGGTTTCATCAATAAAAATTCCTGAATTCAAAGAGAATCAAACAATATTATTTAGTTCTGTTACAGATCCATATAATTCGTTCGAAAAAAAGTATGAGGCGACAAGAAAAATATTGAAGAAGCTTACTGGAACTAAGGCTCATGTTGAGATCTTAACGAAGTCAGCATTAGTTACGCGAGATATTGATTTGATAAAGCAGTTTTCAAATATTAAGGTTGGGATTTCTATGAATACCTTAGATGATAAATTTCGAAAAGAAATAGAACCATATGCTTCTTCGGTGGAAAAGAGACTGGATGTTTTATATAAACTTAATGCAGAAGGAATCAATACGTATGTATTTATATCTCCAATCTTTCCAGGGATCTGTGATTATGAATCAATCATAGAGAAGATCTATAAGCATACCCATTATATCTGTTTTGAAAATTTAAATTTGAGAGGTAGTTATAAAGGAAGGGTAATGAATTACATAAAGAATACCAGAACCCATTTGCTACCCTTGTATGATAATATTTATAATAAGAATGATAATTCTTATTGGGAAAGGTTGAAAGATGATATATTAAAAACCTGTGAAAAATATGGTGTTGATTGCAGAATCTATTTTTATCATGATAAAATAAAAAAGAAGTAA
- a CDS encoding MFS transporter, whose protein sequence is MNQKKLDQEKSMKKFMIIWIGQFVSILGSGLTTFGLSVWVLEATGSAMTFTMTVLMRILPGIIFAPIAGTVADRKNRKNIIIFTDAFDALLKMFMIILLITGQMKLWMIFPINFISAVFGTFQGPAFTASIPEIVPKKNLGRANGMMQLIPSIQNIIAPVVAGALYPLIGLSGLLTIDFITFFVAIGTVLSQKIPQPVIEDKRVNMGNIINDFKYTLTYLKGKQGFFSLIAVFALLNFIANLCIVLVGPIIMGNYNSVIYGMVNSISGIALVLGGLVASVIPTIKNRVKAIFTGLILSGIGLCVMGVSPLWYIIGVGFFIFMLPVPFTNATLGTIMQLKIEGKVLGRVGAVIDGLLKIITPVAIVLSGVLAEKVFNPLLIDGGTLANTWIGSLIGVGKNRGIGLMFILSGLILCVVCVLMLFNKVVMNLEENNPDAVLD, encoded by the coding sequence ATGAATCAAAAAAAGTTAGACCAAGAAAAATCCATGAAAAAATTTATGATAATTTGGATAGGGCAATTCGTCTCTATTTTAGGTTCTGGTTTGACAACTTTTGGGTTATCTGTCTGGGTTTTAGAAGCAACTGGAAGTGCAATGACTTTCACTATGACTGTTTTAATGCGGATTTTACCAGGGATAATCTTTGCACCGATCGCAGGAACAGTCGCTGATAGGAAAAACAGGAAAAATATAATTATATTCACAGACGCATTTGACGCACTTTTAAAAATGTTTATGATCATATTGCTTATAACGGGGCAAATGAAACTATGGATGATTTTCCCTATTAACTTCATATCTGCAGTATTTGGGACGTTTCAAGGTCCTGCATTCACTGCCTCTATTCCAGAAATTGTTCCTAAGAAAAACCTTGGTAGGGCAAATGGAATGATGCAATTAATCCCCTCCATTCAAAATATAATAGCCCCTGTAGTAGCAGGAGCCCTATACCCTTTAATTGGTTTATCAGGTTTATTAACAATCGATTTTATAACATTCTTTGTAGCAATAGGAACAGTCCTATCACAAAAAATCCCACAGCCTGTTATCGAAGATAAAAGGGTAAATATGGGTAATATAATCAATGATTTTAAATATACCCTTACCTATTTAAAAGGAAAACAAGGTTTTTTCTCACTCATAGCTGTATTTGCCCTGTTAAACTTTATAGCTAATTTATGTATTGTGCTTGTGGGACCAATAATAATGGGTAATTATAATTCCGTAATTTATGGGATGGTAAATTCCATATCGGGAATAGCATTAGTTTTAGGAGGGTTAGTTGCAAGTGTTATACCAACTATTAAAAATAGGGTAAAAGCGATATTTACTGGACTCATACTATCAGGTATAGGTTTGTGTGTGATGGGTGTATCGCCTCTTTGGTATATAATTGGTGTGGGATTTTTCATATTTATGTTGCCTGTTCCATTCACAAATGCGACACTTGGTACCATAATGCAGCTAAAAATTGAGGGTAAAGTTTTGGGTAGAGTGGGCGCTGTGATAGATGGACTTTTGAAAATTATAACTCCAGTTGCAATTGTATTATCAGGTGTTTTGGCAGAAAAAGTATTCAATCCACTTCTTATAGATGGAGGCACATTAGCGAATACGTGGATTGGCTCTTTAATAGGTGTTGGGAAAAACAGGGGGATAGGACTTATGTTCATTCTATCTGGTTTGATTTTATGTGTCGTTTGTGTTTTAATGCTATTTAATAAAGTAGTAATGAACCTAGAAGAAAATAATCCAGATGCAGTTTTAGATTAA